The Dehalococcoidia bacterium DNA window ACTTGTGACAGAGCCTCTGGATTCTTCGAAAGGGCCCCTAAGACTTATTGACAAGTGGTTTTCTGGAATATATACTCTTAATTGACTTAGGACAATTGCTGCATACTAAACATTGTGATACGACAATTATCGGTGCTTCAGTATACTATCACCAGGCAAGGTTGTCAAGAATCGATGGATTATTTGAGCAGCAGATATGGAGGGAAGAATGGTCATTGTTGACGAAGAAAAATGTATCGGATGCGGTATCTGTACTCACTTCTGTCCGGTAGAAGCCCTGGAAGGCTGGGGGGTGATTGAGATAAACCGTCAGACGTGTACAGAGTGTCTGGAGTGCATCGGCGCTTGCCCTATGAATGCGTTGGGGGTGAAGTC harbors:
- a CDS encoding 4Fe-4S binding protein, encoding MVIVDEEKCIGCGICTHFCPVEALEGWGVIEINRQTCTECLECIGACPMNALGVKS